The Coregonus clupeaformis isolate EN_2021a chromosome 3, ASM2061545v1, whole genome shotgun sequence genome includes a region encoding these proteins:
- the LOC123482173 gene encoding piggyBac transposable element-derived protein 4-like — protein MSAVRFTAKQVLEHIFSNDSDCDEEADEEASEEEDGEEYNPEDEETTEDDDDDDYDAAAAAAAADDEDDVQVEEVERETFVSRNGQIQWCSVPCDNNRGVGGAAAAAKSNRPVAEVPEDMRPGPTRQAVGQARDILSTFRLFFTPEIEDIILEMTNLEGVRKCGGRWKAMDSTDLRAYVGLLILAGVYRSRGEAASSLWDAESGRTIFRATMPLKVFHAYSRLLRFDDRQTRAERRAAGGGDKLAAVREVWDKWVERLPLLYNPGPDVTVDEQLVPFRGRCPFRQYIPSKPAKYGIKTWVACDSKSSYAWKMQVYTGKATCGGPEKNQGMRVVLDLTQGLRGHNVTCDNFFTSYELARQLLRRNVTVVGTVRKNKPELPQALLASKDRLLFSSKFAFTPTTTLVSYLPKKNKNVLLLSTLHTEAHVSRRQDKKPAIVLDYNSNKGGVDNLDKVIGTYSCRRMTARWPLVIFHNILDVSSYNAFVIWRELNPTWMPGKRNKRRVFLEQLGKALVTPFIQRRARLPRTEASAALIKAVQRAIVISPGGITPPQHRTTHRPKHPTPHNPGSSSLQCTSHIRDSVNTDDSRKRLSVGEEKRGVGYLIALCAGCSCRC, from the exons ATGAGTGCTGTGCGTTTCACGGCCAAACAGGTCCTAGAACATATATTTTCCAATGACTCTGACTGCGACGAGGAAGCGGACGAGGAAGCGTCCGAAGAAGAAGACGGGGAGGAATACAACCCAGAGGACGAGGAGACCACagaggacgacgacgacgacgactacGACGCCGCAGCCGCCGCCGCCGCTGCCGACGACGAGGACGATGTCCAAgtagaagaag TGGAAAGAGAGACATTCGTGTCAAGAAACGGCCAAATCCAATGGTGCTCGGTGCCCTGTGACAACAATCGGGGCGTCGGAGGGGCCGCCGCAGCGGCAAAAAGTAACAGGCCGGTTGCTGAGGTGCCGGAGGACATGAGGCCCGGGCCTACTAGGCAGGCCGTAGGCCAAGCCCGCGACATCCTCTCCACGTTCCGCTTGTTTTTCACACCCGAGATAGAAGACATCATCCTGGAGATGACCAATCTGGAGGGCGTTCGAAAAT GCGGCGGCCGCTGGAAAGCGATggactccacagacctgcgagccTACGTAGGGCTGCTCATCCTAGCCGGCGTGTACAGGTCCCGAGGCGAAGCGGCCTCTAGTCTCTGGGACGCCGAGAGCGGAAGGACCATTTTCCGCGCAACCATGCCGCTCAAAGTCTTTCACGCTTACTCGAGACTCCTTCGCTTCGACGACCGCCAGACCAGAGCCGAGAGACGCGCAGCAGGCGGCGGTGACAAACTTGCAGCCGTGAGAGAGGTCTGGGACAAGTGGGTCGAGAGGCTGCCGCTCCTCTACAACCCCGGGCCCGACGTGACGGTGGACGAGCAACTGGTCCCTTTCAGAG gccgaTGTCCTTTCCGCCAGTATATCCCAAGCAAGCCGGCCAAATACGGCATCAAGACCTGGGTGGCCTGCGACTCCAAATCCAGCTACGCCTGGAAGATGCAGGTCTACACCGGGAAGGCCACATGCGGAGGCCCCGAGAAGAACCAGGGGATGAGGGTCGTGCTCGATTTGACGCAGGGACTCAGGGGTCACAACGTCACCTGTGACAATTTCTTCACCTCATACGAGCTCGCACGCCAGCTCCTGAGGAGGAACGTCACCGTGGTCGGTACAGTCAGAAAGAACAAGCCAGAGCTCCCGCAGGCGCTGCTCGCCTCAAAGGAcaggctcctcttctcctccaagtTCGCCTTCACGCCCACCACCACTCTAGTGTCCTACCTGCCAAAGAAAAACAAGAACGTCTTACTCCTGAGCACGCTGCACACCGAGGCTCACGTTAGCCGTCGCCAGGACAAGAAGCCGGCCATCGTCCTAGACTACAACAGCAACAAGGGAGGTGTGGACAACCTAGACAAGGTGATTGGAACCTACAGCTGCAGGAGGATGACCGCGCGCTGGCCCCTGGTCATCTTCCACAACATCCTTGACGTGTCCTCTTACAACGCTTTTGTCATATGGCGAGAGCTCAACCCTACTTGGATGCCTGGTAAGCGAAACAAGAGGAGGGTGTTCCTCGAGCAGCTGGGAAAGGCACTAGTGACTCCGTTCATACAAAGAAGGGCCCGTCTCCCTCGCACCGAAGCCTCTGCGGCGCTCATCAAAGCTGTTCAGAGGGCTATCGTGATCAGCCCCGGCGGGATCACGCCCCCGCAGCACCGGACCACGCACCGGCCCAAGCACCCAACCCCGCACAACCCA GGCAGCAGTTCCCTGCAGTGCACCTCGCACATCCGGGACAGTGTAAACACTGATGACTCGAGAAAAAGGCTCTCagtgggagaggagaagagaggagtcgGTTATCTAATAGCACTTTGCGCTGGCTGCTCCTGCCGCTGCTAA